The following proteins are co-located in the Psilocybe cubensis strain MGC-MH-2018 chromosome 5, whole genome shotgun sequence genome:
- a CDS encoding Unsaturated rhamnogalacturonyl hydrolase YteR, with product MVKLPSLAVSLLCICKMAIATGRTSYAVWAADSAIARRQGNGLDANENPIVSYEHGEFQWGLRQLYERTGNTTYFDYIKQGIDNIVFSNGTVHGSYVLTDYVLDPLRTGPTMIYLHGLTQNKTSKYKIAADTFRSQLDSHPRTTQGQFWHKLKYPNQGWLDGIYMGEIFYASYTSTFQLSNDTAWDDITNQFVLMFQNTIQNATAPNNTGLMYHGYDHSGVAPWASADRGHSPEVWDRALGWYSMALVDILDIMPQSHPGYSRILSILQLLVPRIQKAADPTSGAWWLVMTQPGRTKNYFESSGTAMFVYALLKAVRLGHVYDEDGSILLSARKAYEYMVNNWVVVNPDGTMNWLNTVIVGSLDTTGDFDYYVSQVTDVNDLKGVAAFLLASLEFERLPISL from the exons ATGGTCAAGCTTCCTTCTTTAGCCGTATCGCTATTGTGCATCTGTAAAATGGCTATTGCAACAGGACGGACGTCATATGCTGTATGGGCAGCGGATTCTGCAATTGCTCGACGTCAAGGGAACGGTCTTGATGCAAATGAAAATCCAATCGTATCCTACGAGCATGGAGAATTTCAATGGGGACTACGCCAATTGTATGAAAGGACAGGGAATACCACGTATTTCGATTACATCAAACAAGGCATCGACAACATTGTGTTCAGCAATGGTACCGTTCATGGAAGCTATGT ACTAACAGATTATGTGTTGGATCCTCTAAG AACCGGACCCACAATGATTTATCT GCATGGATTGACTCAGAACAAGACCTCTAAATACAAAATTGCCGCTGACACTTTTCGTAGTCAACTTGATTCCCATCCTCGTACTACACAAGGACAATTTTGGCACAAGCTCAAGTACCCAAACCAAG GGTGGTTAGATGGGATTTACATGGGTGAAATTTTCTACGCTAGTTACACTTCGACTTTCCAACTCTCAAATGATACGGCCTGGG ACGACATTACCAACCAGTTTGTTCTCATGTTCCAAAACACTATTCAGAATGCCACAGCCCCAAATAATACCGGCTTGATGTACCATGGGTACGATCACTCTGGTGTTGCCCCTTGGGCGTCTGCCGACCGTGGCCACTCCCCAGAGGTTTGGGATCGTGCTTTAGGCTGGTACTCAATGGCACTCGTCGACATACTTGATATCATGCCACAGTCGCACCCAGGATACAGTAGAATCCTCTCCATCCTTCAGCTACTCGTTCCACGCATTCAAAAAGCTGCTGATCCAACCAGTGGAGCATGGTGGCTCGTCATGACACAGCCTGGAAGGACCAAAAACTACTTTGAGAGTAGTGGTACAGCGATGTTTGTATATGCATTACTCAAGGCAGTGAGACTAGGTCATGTTTATGACGAAGATGGGAGCATCTTGCTTTCCGCTCGAAAGGCCTATGAGTACATGGTCAACAATTGGGTGGTAGTAAATCCAGACGGCACAATGAACTGGCTGAATACTGTGATT GTCGGAAGTCTGGACACGACTGGAGACTTCGAT TACTATGTCAGTCAGGTCACTGATGTCAACGATTTGAAAGGGGTCGCCGCATTCCTTCTTGCCAGTTTAGAATTTGAAAGGCTTCCTATTTCGCTATAA
- a CDS encoding Protein DENND6B codes for MPPNRSPPTAAPTPSASASGSSTQPPAPPPLPLHLDPPEQEEDIGDLSPYIGFPSSSTTASTASLSSAGSVSTAGSARWKGGLGGSRETETHGRGFGYGYGYSVFGDEDGDGEEAEGYVPGDGETQTPRRATFVPPKTTTTVMKEQHSQHSQKPVQHNPSTSTPPPPPRHDEQRHPRKMHTELQALSLDVDSAAVVKMRRWILGIAIVEFDLDTGPVVDGVYPPLALLPAEAENIAFCALPDSLQFDQGSQTHSFRVRAQARNKPEDTTNPDSYPPTTLDGFIYGFSHFVQRRDASAKRGYHQRAVVILTQHAYPALFTVLVALFGPLFEKHGTPMLEAACHNIATWPPPLPGTTPELGFLGTVLPVEIPHSQDAQQVAETSSFGESPAETSQAVWWLRDLVRPIPLAGDIRPYFTMQDADHSQLVNRLPPKPGLLLGVTNPFFERSCAHWPHVLSLGRERSTSSTSPKQKSPTLGAPAGPPPGWTTKTHKRYISKDRALLKKLEGVFKRGGGGNGGGMVVGERERIEASLMLRKHFCTRSMQLITPLARYLNTLIPSPDEVHGHRAAVAAGHAHTRTQQNPASKQPQTWSAGSGLRYLASTASLPAPARGGTSSQSQSPSPSLSSTPSPANSTGSSPVPSFRSVNLTSMSSSSTSTTLNAATANARAGISASTSSASTSASGSGSGANANGNALKAAPTPLLRLKPFNSAAFLASLKTYGGGVGGLGSGMVGKSGGAGGALGGVGSLLPFKSASKRIEFYERWLKSPAFATWLAQQEQIVLNVLNEPAPSGTTSIPGSSRAPKANSSQP; via the exons ATGCCTCCAAACAGAAGCCCCCCAACCGCTGCTCCTACACcctccgcatccgcatctgGATCTTCCACCCAACCCCCCGCGCCTCCCCCGCTCCCACTGCACCTCGATCCCCCagagcaagaagaagacatcgGCGACTTGAGCCCATACATTGGttttccctcttcttctacaACAGCAAGCACCGCCAGTCTCAGTTCAGCCGGGAGCGTGTCAACTGCCGGAAGCGCGAGGTGGAAAGGGGGGTTGGGTGGGAGCCGAGAAACAGAAACGCACGGACGCGGATTCGGGTATGGGTACGGGTACAGTGTGTTCGGAGAtgaggatggagatggagaggagGCCGAGGGGTATGTTCCGGGAGACGGAGAGACGCAGACGCCGCGGAGGGCAACGTTCGTGCCCCCTaaaacgacgacgacggtgatGAAAGAACAACACTCGCAGCATTCACAAAAGCCGGTTCAGCACAACCCGTCTACATCTACGCCGCCACCACCTCCGCGACACGATGAGCAGCGGCACCCGCGCAAAATGCATACAGAGCTGCAGGCGCTCTCGTTAGACGTTGATTCAGCTGCAGTAGTCAAAATGCGGCGGTGGATACTGGGCATCGCAATAG TGGAATTCGACCTGGACACGGGCCCCGTTGTCGATGGGGTGTATCCGCCGCTGGCGCTGCTCCCCGCGGAGGCTGAGAATAT CGCGTTCTGCGCGCTCCCTGATTCGTTGCAATTTGACCAGGGATCGCAGACGCATTCCTTCCGAGTGCGTGCCCAGGCAAGGAATAAACCGGAGGATACTACAAACCCAGACTCGTACCCACCGACAACGCTAGACGGTTTCATATACGGCTTTTCGCATTTCGTGCAAAGGCGAGATGCTAGTGCAAAGCGCGGGTACCACCAG CGCGCTGTTGTGATTTTGACGCAGCACGCCTACCCGGCGTTGTTCACTGTGCTCGTGGCGCTCTTTGGCCCGCTATTTGAGAAGCACGGGACGCCGATGCTGGAGGCGGCGTGCCACAATATTGCGACATG GCCACCCCCGCTACCTGGCACGACTCCTGAGCTCGGGTTCCTGGGTACCGTGCTCCCCGTCGAAATCCCCCATTCACAGGACGCCCAGCAGGTCGCGGAGACGTCGAGTTTCGGGGAAAG TCCGGCAGAGACAAGCCAGGCGGTGTGGTGGCTGAGGGATTTGGTTCGACCT ATTCCCCTAGCAGGGGACATCCGGCCATACTTCACGATGCAAGACGCGGACCACAGCCAGCTCGTGAACCGATTACCGCCTAAACCGGGCCTGCTACTTGGTGTGACCAACCCATTCTTCGAAAGGTCGTGTGCACACTGGCCGCACGTGCTGAGTTTGGgcagggagaggag CACATCTTCAACCTCTCCGAAGCAGAAATCTCCAACGCTCGGTGCGCCTGCGGGACCGCCGCCCGGGTGGACTACAAAAACTCACAAAAGGTATATTTCGAAAGACCGGGCGCTGTTGAAGAAGCTGGAGGGGGTATTCAAACGGGGCGGTGGAGGGAATGGCGGGGGGATGGTGGTgggggaaagggaaa GAATCGAAGCATCTCTAATGCTTCGCAAACACTTTTGTACGCGCTCAATGCAGCTTATCACCCCGCTCGCGCGGTACCTTAACACACTCATACCTTCACCTGACGAGGTGCACGGGCATCGCGCAGCTGTAGCAGCTGGGCACGCACATACACGTACCCAACAAAACCCCGCATCCAAGCAACCACAAACGTGGAGCGCAGGATCAGGGCTACGATATTTAGCGTCGACGGCCTCGTTACCTGCACCCGCCAGGGGTGGAACGTcgtcgcagtcgcagtcACCCTCGCCATCGCTTTCGTCTACACCCTCCCCGGCCAACTCTACGGGGAGCTCGCCTGTCCCGAGTTTCAGGTCTGTCAATCTGACGAGCATGTCGAGTAGTAGCACGAGTACCACTCTCAATGCGGCTACAGCTAACGCTAGAGCCGGTATCTCTGCTTctacttcttctgcttctacTTCTGCGTCTGGGTCGGGTTCTGGAGCCAATGCTAACGGCAATGCATTAAAAGCTGCGCCTACCCCCCTCCTGCGTCTCAAACCCTTCAACTCCGCAGCCTTCCTCGCCTCACTCAAGACTTACGGTGGAGGCGTTGGAGGTCTCGGATCCGGGATGGTAGGCAAAAGCGGAGGCGCGGGAGGCGCACTCGGCGGTGTAGGCTCATTATTACCATTTAAAAGTGCAAGTAAACGAATCGAATTTTACGAACG ATGGCTTAAATCCCCTGCGTTCGCGACGTGGCTTGCGCAGCAGGAGCAGATTGTGTTGAATGTGTTGAATGAGCCTGCTCCGTCAGGCACAACTTCGATTCCGGGTTCTTCTCGCGCTCCCAAGGCCAACTCATCACAGCCATAA
- a CDS encoding Urease — protein sequence MHLLPREEAKLLLHQAGTLAQKRLARGLRLNQTEAVALIASQLQERIRDGLNSVAELMHHGKTLLGRRHVLPSVPGLLKEIQVEGTFVDGVFLVTVHDPICTESGNLEAALYGSFFPVPSDDVFPIIDEAEYAPEKTPGAVIAKKESIIINKGRERIKLRVTNNGDRPIQIGSHYHFIETNPSLSFDRIKSYGKRLDIPAGTAVRFEPGDTKTVSLVSISGSKIISGGNALASGVYDPSPERTSAILDEILRKGFAHVPEPGALEVNMDENEIGREVYISMFGPTVGDRVRLGDTTLWVEVEHDETVYGDEAKFGGGKSIREGMGQATNRSSEETLDLVVTNALIIDWSGIYKADIGVKNGLIVGIGKAGNPDVMANVHPSLIIGSSTEVIAGEKLIVTAGAIDAHVHYICPQQIEEALAAGTTTFIGGGTGPSAGTNATTCTSSPFYMRHMLAATDGLAMNVAFTGKGNDAGPTALREIIKAGACGLKLHEDWGSTPASIINCLDVADEFDVQVNIHTDTLNESGFVESTIAAFGNRTIHTYHSEGAGGGHAPDIIVVCGLPNVLPSSTNPTRPYTNNTLDEHLDMLMVCHHLDRSIPEDLAFAESRIRAETVAAEDVLHDSGAIAMISSDSQAMGRVGEVVSRTWRTASKLREFRGPLNDLGDEEGRDNARVKRYISKYTINPAITHGISHMVGQVAVGTLADLVLWKPENFGSKPQMVLKSGVIVWAQMGDANASIPSVQPFYSKPMWGAKAGSAALNSVAFVSEVSITSGTIASYGLSKRVEAVRGCRQVTKKDMKWNDATPKMSVDPENYEVRADGELADIAPAQTLPLSRGYNLF from the exons ATGCaccttcttcccagagaAGAGGCGAAGCTTTTACTTCATCAG GCTGGCACACTCGCGCAAAAGCGCCTTGCAAGGGGCCTCCGCCTTAACCAAACCGAAGCTGTTGCTCTTATTGCTTCGCAGCTCCAGGAGCGTATTCGAGATGGTCTGAACAGCGTGGCAGAACTAATGCACCACGGCAAGACACTGCTTGGAAGACGCCACGTTCTACCTAGCGTTCCGGGATTGTTGAAAGAAATCCAAGTGGAAGGGACATTTGTCGATGG AGTTTTTCTTGTGACAGTACACGACCCAATATGCACAGAATCTGGAAATCTTGAAGCTGCCCTATACggttctttctttccagtCCCGTCAGACGACGTGTTCCCCATTATTGACGAGGCCGAGTATGCGCCAGAGAAGACGCCTGGCGCAGTGATAGCGAAGAAGGAAAGCATTATCATCAACAAAGGGCGCGAAAGGATCAAACTTAGAGTCACGAACAACGGGGACAGGCCAATCCAG ATTGGCTCGCATTACCACTTCATTGAGACCAACCCCTCCTTGTCATTTGACAGAATCAAATCGTATGGGAAACGCCTCGACATCCCTGCTGGTACGGCTGTCCGCTTCGAGCCTGGGGACACCAAGACCGTGTCTCTCGTTTCAATCTCTGGGTCCAAAATCATCTCGGGTGGGAACGCGTTAGCGTCCGGAGTATATGATCCATCCCCTGAGAGGACAAGTGCTATTTTGGACGAGATACTGCGAAAAGGGTTTGCCCATGTCCCGGAGCCTGGTGCGCTAGAAGTCAACATGGACGAAAATGAGATAGGAAGAGAGGTATATATTTCTATGTTCGGCCCAACTGTTGGCGATCGTGTCAGGCTCGGAGACACGACCTTGTGGGTCGAAGTGGAACACGACGAAACTGTTTATGGAGACGAGGCCAAATTTGGAGGAG GAAAATCGATCCGTGAGGGAATGGGGCAGGCGACTAATAGGTCCTCTGAAGAGACCCTCGATCTCGTTGTCACAAATGCACTCATTATCGACTGGTCTGGAATCTACAAA GCCGATATTGGAGTCAAAAATGGTTTAATTGTGGGAATCGGAAAGGCGGGAAACCCAGATGTAATGGCGAATGTACACCCTTCACTCATCATTGGGTCTTCCACGGAAGTTATTGCTGGCGAAAAGCTCATCGTCACAGCAGGTGCCATCGATGCTCATGTTCACTACATCTGCCCCCAGCAGATCGAAGAAGCTTTGGCAGCCGGTACGACGACTTTCATTGGAGGTGGAACTGGACCAAGTGCAGGCACGAACGCGACGACGTGCACAAGCAGTCCATTCTACATGAGACACATGCTTGCGGCTACTGACGGCCTCGCCATGAACGTGGCTTTTACTGGAAAAGGTAACGACGCAGGTCCGACAGCGCTAAGGGAAATCATAAAGGCTGGTGCATGTGGTCTCAAGTTGCACGAAGACTGGGGATCCACACCAGCTTCTATCATCAACTGTCTTGACGTGGCGGACGAATTTGATGTGCAGGTGAACATTCACACTGATACGCTGAACGAAAGTGGATTTGTTGAAA GTACCATCGCTGCATTTGGGAACCGGACAATCCATACCTACCACAGCGAAGGAGCAG GTGGTGGTCATGCGCCTGATATTATCGTTGTTTGTGGCCTCCCAAACGTCCTGCCGTCTTCAACCAATCCCACTCGACCATATACCAACAACACCCTGGACGAACATCTAGAC ATGTTAATGGTTTGCCATCACCTTGACAGATCCATTCCTGAAGATTTAGCATTCGCCGAATCACGTATTCGGGCAGAGACTGTGGCCGCTGAAGATGTGCTACACGACTCAGGCGCAATTGCGATGATTAGCTCCGACTCACAGGCGATGGGACGGGTGGGTGAAGTGGTCAGTCGAACATGGCGTACAGCCAGCAAGCTTCGTGAGTTCAGGGGTCCACTCAATGATCTCGGAGACGAGGAAGGCAGGGATAATGCAAGAGTCAAGAGATATATCTCGAAATACACTATTAACCC GGCAATTACCCATGGAATCAGTCATATGGTTGGCCAAGTTGCTGTGGGCACCCTCGCGGATCTCGTTCTGTGGAAACCGGAAAACTTTGGTTCCAAACCGCAAATGGTGTTGAAGTCAGGTGTCATAGTATGGGCGCAG ATGGGCGATGCAAATGCCTCCATTCCATCCGTGCAGCCATTCTACTCCAAGCCAATGTGGGGCGCCAAAGCTGGCTCAGCTGCCCTGAACTCCGTGGCATTTGTGTCAGAGGTTTCCATAACATCTGGCACGATAGCGTCCTATGGTCTCTCCAAACGTGTCGAAGCTGTCCGTGGTTGTCGCCAAGTGACCAAGAAGGACATGAAGTGGAATGACGCGACGCCGAAAATGTCTGTCGACCCAGAGAACTACGAGGTTCGTGCAGATGGAGAGCTAGCGGATATTGCACCAGCCCAGACATTGCCATTGTCAAGGGGGTACAATCTTTTCTGA